The segment GTTGCTTGGCACGCACCGTCAGCGTGGCCTCCTTGGTGGCTAAACTGAAAATGGGTTCCAGCCGGATGCTCAAGGTGAAAGCCGGGACCCGCTTTCAGTGGCAGAATGGGTACGGCGCCTTTTCGGTCTCGGAATCGGCCTTGGGTGACGTCGTTGAGTACGTCGCAAATCAAGCCCAGCACCATCGACGGCTTTCGTTCCAGGAGGAGTACCGCGCCTTCCTGTGCCGGCACGGCGTCGACTTCGATGAGCGGTACGTCTGGGACTAAGGGGAGGCGGGCGGCTTGGCGGCGTGCCTGCCTACGTCTGCGTTTCTTTCTTTCGCCCTTTCAGGGCTTAATCACGGGGAGA is part of the Verrucomicrobiota bacterium genome and harbors:
- a CDS encoding transposase produces the protein MSQSLSRVLIHLIFSTKGRAPALADEAVRCDLHAYLAATARDLGCPAIRVGGVADHVHVVCCLARTVSVASLVAKLKMGSSRMLKVKAGTRFQWQNGYGAFSVSESALGDVVEYVANQAQHHRRLSFQEEYRAFLCRHGVDFDERYVWD